In Jejubacter calystegiae, the following are encoded in one genomic region:
- the msrA gene encoding peptide-methionine (S)-S-oxide reductase MsrA, which yields MTLFDKTHLVAPSEALPGRSTPMPVPTLNTVTGHSMTNVPEGMEVALFAMGCFWGVERLFWQQEGVYSTAAGYTGGYTPNPTYREVCSGQTGHAEAVRVVYDPKIISYDQLLQIFWENHDPAQGMRQGNDNGTQYRSAIYPLTPEQESAAQASLERYQQAMIQSGDQRTVTTEIAHATPFYYAEEEHQQYLHKNPYGYCGIGGIGVCLPPAS from the coding sequence GTGACTCTCTTTGATAAAACCCACCTTGTGGCACCGTCGGAAGCGCTACCAGGCCGTAGTACACCTATGCCGGTTCCAACGCTGAATACCGTCACCGGCCACTCGATGACTAACGTACCGGAAGGCATGGAGGTCGCGCTGTTCGCGATGGGCTGCTTCTGGGGCGTGGAGCGCCTGTTCTGGCAACAGGAAGGCGTTTACAGCACGGCGGCGGGCTACACCGGCGGCTATACGCCTAACCCCACCTACCGCGAAGTGTGCAGCGGCCAGACCGGCCATGCCGAAGCGGTGCGGGTGGTTTACGATCCCAAAATCATCAGCTATGACCAACTGCTGCAAATTTTCTGGGAAAATCACGATCCGGCTCAGGGCATGCGTCAGGGCAACGATAACGGAACCCAGTATCGTTCCGCGATCTACCCTTTAACGCCGGAGCAGGAAAGCGCGGCCCAGGCCAGCCTGGAACGCTACCAGCAGGCGATGATTCAATCCGGCGACCAGCGTACCGTCACCACCGAAATCGCCCACGCCACGCCATTCTACTATGCCGAAGAGGAGCATCAGCAGTACCTGCACAAAAATCCATATGGATACTGTGGCATTGGCGGTATCGGCGTCTGTCTGCCTCCTGCCAGTTGA
- a CDS encoding LacI family DNA-binding transcriptional regulator, which produces MKASDNKSPTITDIARLAGVSSITVSRTFTAPEKVKPQTRERILQIAGQMNYVPNVFAQNIKNAQSPVIGIVTDDTFNQSYSWVIQELCRHAEERDYSVMIFTTRGSRESEARAVNTLVSYKAAGVVLSAISDAPDYDSSHLDILKNSATQLIQLDRQFDTSLPAVCVNDQRAGELIASVIREKGYRNILIVGGGEQSRITRERVTSICDNIPGDIRVTRLYADYRYDAAKEIIANHFSCGSIDYDAIVGINGAISLAASNVAVRWSLSPKVDFLSIDEIPNAEDFGLFYTCVVHDYEQWATVVAENLISAIEGRPWQRRTVINGFLKNHR; this is translated from the coding sequence ATGAAAGCGTCTGATAATAAATCTCCGACCATTACAGATATCGCCCGCCTTGCAGGCGTGAGCAGCATTACCGTTTCGCGCACCTTTACCGCCCCGGAAAAGGTGAAGCCGCAGACTCGCGAGCGGATTTTGCAGATAGCGGGTCAGATGAACTACGTGCCCAACGTGTTCGCCCAAAACATCAAGAACGCCCAGAGTCCGGTTATTGGCATCGTCACCGATGACACCTTTAACCAAAGCTATAGCTGGGTGATTCAGGAGCTGTGCCGCCACGCCGAAGAGCGCGACTATTCGGTAATGATTTTTACCACGCGCGGCAGCCGGGAATCCGAAGCCAGGGCCGTGAATACTCTGGTCAGCTACAAGGCGGCCGGGGTGGTGCTTTCCGCCATCAGCGATGCGCCGGATTACGACAGTAGCCACCTGGATATTCTGAAAAACTCCGCGACCCAGCTTATTCAGTTGGATCGCCAGTTTGATACCTCGCTACCGGCGGTGTGTGTGAACGACCAGCGTGCGGGCGAGCTGATAGCTTCGGTTATTCGTGAAAAGGGTTATCGCAATATCCTGATTGTTGGCGGCGGCGAACAGTCGCGCATTACCCGGGAACGAGTAACCAGCATTTGCGATAATATCCCGGGCGACATTCGCGTAACCCGACTCTACGCCGACTATCGTTACGATGCGGCGAAGGAGATCATCGCCAACCACTTCTCTTGCGGGTCTATCGACTACGACGCTATCGTCGGCATTAACGGCGCTATTTCGCTGGCGGCCAGCAACGTGGCCGTGCGCTGGTCTCTGTCTCCAAAGGTTGATTTCCTGTCGATTGATGAAATCCCCAATGCCGAAGACTTCGGACTGTTTTATACCTGCGTGGTGCACGACTACGAGCAGTGGGCCACCGTGGTTGCTGAAAACCTGATCTCGGCAATTGAAGGGCGGCCCTGGCAGCGGCGCACGGTGATTAACGGCTTTCTTAAAAATCACCGCTGA
- a CDS encoding MFS transporter has protein sequence MSRLPTGNDAQWLGMPLRLTGGYIALFLFMAGDGFELAFLSKYIVSLGFSPASASLVIAVYGLVAALAAWGTGVVAEILTPQKTMKIGLGLWLIFHVLFLWLGLHQANYPLMIFCYAIRGIAYPLFCYGFLMMIIHQVKKEQVAAASGWFWAAYSLGIGVIGSALPGLMIPWIGEFKMLWVSLLFVALGGGVALVTLRNVTTPESLAGRSHKERLRELPMALTLLSRNRNIALSFVVRIINQLAVFGFSVVMPFQFVRVGFTLSQWLQTWAVFFASTIVFNIFWGVLAERLGLLRIIRWFGCVGCAVACLAFYHVPLAMGPNMLAAVGCALALGFFMSAFVPMTALFPALEPHHKGAAISVYNLAAGLSNFVGPAIATLALPGLGVQGVVYIYSALYLGGAVLTLFIGRQLERVAQIRRVTQR, from the coding sequence ATGAGCAGATTACCGACAGGCAACGATGCACAATGGCTGGGCATGCCCCTGCGCCTGACAGGCGGCTATATCGCACTGTTTTTGTTTATGGCCGGGGACGGTTTTGAGCTGGCGTTCCTTTCTAAGTATATTGTTTCTCTTGGCTTTTCACCCGCCAGTGCCTCTCTGGTTATCGCCGTTTACGGCCTGGTGGCGGCACTGGCCGCCTGGGGAACCGGCGTGGTGGCCGAAATCCTTACCCCGCAGAAAACCATGAAGATAGGCCTTGGGCTGTGGCTTATCTTTCACGTGCTGTTCCTCTGGCTCGGGCTACACCAGGCCAACTATCCGCTGATGATCTTCTGTTACGCCATACGCGGCATCGCCTATCCGCTGTTCTGCTACGGCTTTCTGATGATGATTATCCATCAGGTGAAAAAGGAGCAGGTCGCAGCGGCCAGCGGCTGGTTCTGGGCCGCCTATTCGCTGGGCATTGGCGTGATTGGCAGCGCACTGCCGGGGCTGATGATTCCGTGGATTGGCGAATTTAAGATGCTGTGGGTATCGCTGCTGTTCGTGGCTCTGGGAGGCGGCGTGGCGCTGGTGACGTTGCGCAACGTCACCACCCCTGAATCTCTTGCCGGGCGCAGTCATAAAGAACGGTTAAGGGAGTTGCCTATGGCGCTGACCCTGCTGAGCCGTAACCGGAATATCGCCCTGTCATTTGTGGTACGCATCATTAATCAACTGGCGGTGTTCGGGTTTTCGGTGGTGATGCCGTTCCAGTTTGTACGGGTGGGTTTTACGCTGTCGCAGTGGTTGCAGACCTGGGCCGTTTTCTTTGCCAGCACTATCGTCTTCAACATCTTCTGGGGCGTGCTGGCGGAACGGCTGGGGTTGTTGCGTATTATCCGCTGGTTCGGCTGTGTGGGTTGCGCCGTAGCCTGCCTGGCGTTCTACCACGTTCCACTGGCCATGGGGCCGAATATGCTGGCTGCTGTGGGTTGCGCGCTGGCGTTGGGCTTTTTTATGTCGGCTTTTGTCCCCATGACCGCGCTATTCCCCGCGCTGGAGCCGCATCACAAAGGGGCGGCAATTTCGGTCTATAATCTGGCCGCCGGACTGAGCAACTTTGTGGGGCCAGCCATTGCCACTCTGGCACTGCCGGGGCTGGGCGTTCAGGGAGTGGTCTATATCTACAGCGCGCTCTACCTGGGCGGCGCCGTGCTAACGCTGTTTATTGGCCGTCAACTTGAGCGAGTCGCGCAGATCAGGAGAGTCACTCAGCGGTGA
- a CDS encoding gamma-glutamylcyclotransferase family protein produces the protein MRIFVYGSLRHKQGNSHWMTNAQLLGSFSLEGYQLYSLGHYPGAVPGDGSVYGEVYRVDASTLAELDDLRTQGGEYQRKLIQTPYGSAWMYVYQRPVGGLTLIESGDWIDRDKYK, from the coding sequence ATGCGAATATTTGTCTACGGCAGTTTACGGCACAAACAGGGCAACAGCCACTGGATGACCAACGCACAGCTACTGGGCAGCTTTAGTCTTGAGGGTTACCAACTGTACAGCCTGGGGCACTATCCTGGGGCGGTACCGGGTGATGGTTCAGTCTATGGCGAAGTCTACCGGGTGGATGCCTCTACGCTGGCCGAGCTTGACGATTTACGTACCCAGGGGGGCGAATATCAGCGAAAGCTGATTCAGACGCCTTACGGTAGCGCGTGGATGTATGTCTACCAGCGCCCGGTAGGGGGTCTGACGCTCATTGAAAGTGGAGACTGGATCGATCGCGATAAGTATAAATGA
- the tamA gene encoding autotransporter assembly complex protein TamA yields the protein MEWRQGISGEYVPRIRIICLASLWLISGLANAASVRLKVEGLSGELEKNVRAQLSTIQSDEVTPDRRFQARVDDAIREGLKALGYYEPTIDFNLQPPPANGGRQVLQVHVNAGEPIRIGGTNVILRGGARTDEAYLAHLKKRPKEGTVLNHGDYDSFKKGFTSIALRRGYFDSEFKKSQLGVSLDRHQAFWDFDYDSGQRYRFGKVNFQGSQIRTEYLDKLVPFKEGDYYSSSDLAELNRRLAATGWFNSVVVAPDFEKSRKTKILPLNGVMTPRSSNTIETGIGYSTDVGPRVKATWKKPWVNSRGHSFTTSASVSSPEQILDFSYKIPLLKSPLEQYYTVQGGFKRTDLNDTEADSTTLAVSRNWDNESGWNKALNLRWSLDHFTQGQITNTTMLLYPGASISRTRSRGGLMPTWGDSQRYSVDYSNTMWGSDVDFIVMQAQNVWIRTLYDRHRFVFRGNLGWIETNDFNMVPPDLRFFAGGDRSIRGYDYKSISPKDSEGKLTGASKLATGSVEYQYNVTGKWWGAVFVDGGEAVNDIKRSNFKTGAGVGVRWQSPVGPIKLDFAVPVGDDEEHGLQFYIGLGPEL from the coding sequence ATGGAGTGGAGACAAGGGATATCAGGAGAATACGTGCCACGAATTCGAATTATTTGTCTGGCCAGCCTGTGGCTGATCAGCGGCCTGGCGAACGCCGCCAGCGTGAGGCTAAAGGTTGAGGGACTTAGCGGAGAGCTGGAAAAAAACGTCCGGGCGCAGCTATCTACCATCCAGAGCGATGAGGTCACGCCTGACAGACGTTTCCAGGCGCGCGTGGATGACGCCATCCGTGAGGGGCTGAAGGCGCTGGGCTACTATGAGCCGACAATCGATTTCAATCTGCAGCCACCCCCTGCGAATGGGGGCCGTCAGGTGCTGCAGGTTCATGTCAACGCCGGTGAGCCGATTCGCATTGGTGGGACCAATGTGATTCTGCGCGGCGGCGCCCGCACGGATGAAGCCTACCTGGCTCATCTGAAAAAGCGCCCGAAAGAGGGCACGGTGCTGAATCACGGCGACTACGACAGTTTTAAAAAAGGTTTTACCAGCATTGCGTTGCGCCGTGGCTACTTCGACAGCGAATTTAAAAAGAGCCAGTTGGGGGTTTCTCTCGACCGGCATCAGGCTTTCTGGGATTTCGACTACGACAGTGGTCAACGTTATCGCTTTGGCAAAGTCAATTTCCAGGGCTCACAGATTCGTACCGAATATCTCGATAAGCTGGTGCCCTTCAAAGAAGGGGACTACTACAGCTCCAGCGATTTGGCGGAACTGAACCGGCGACTGGCCGCCACCGGCTGGTTTAACTCGGTGGTGGTGGCGCCGGATTTCGAAAAATCGCGTAAAACCAAAATCCTGCCCCTGAATGGCGTGATGACGCCGCGCAGCAGCAACACCATCGAAACCGGGATCGGCTACTCCACGGACGTGGGGCCGCGGGTGAAAGCCACCTGGAAAAAACCGTGGGTCAACTCCAGAGGCCACAGCTTTACCACCAGCGCCAGCGTCTCCTCGCCGGAGCAGATCCTCGATTTTAGCTATAAGATCCCGCTGCTGAAAAGCCCGCTGGAGCAGTACTACACGGTGCAGGGCGGCTTTAAGCGTACCGATCTGAACGATACCGAAGCGGACTCCACCACGCTTGCGGTGTCGCGCAACTGGGATAACGAGAGCGGCTGGAACAAGGCGCTGAACCTGCGCTGGAGTCTCGACCACTTTACCCAGGGGCAAATCACCAACACCACCATGCTGCTTTACCCTGGCGCCAGCATCAGCCGTACCCGTTCGCGCGGTGGTCTGATGCCCACCTGGGGCGATTCCCAGCGCTATTCCGTTGACTACTCCAACACCATGTGGGGCTCTGACGTCGACTTTATCGTGATGCAGGCCCAGAACGTCTGGATCCGCACGCTGTACGATCGTCACCGCTTTGTCTTCCGCGGCAACCTGGGATGGATCGAAACCAATGACTTCAATATGGTGCCGCCGGACCTGCGTTTCTTTGCCGGGGGCGATCGCAGTATTCGCGGCTATGACTACAAATCGATCTCGCCTAAAGACAGCGAAGGCAAGCTGACCGGTGCTTCCAAACTGGCCACCGGCTCGGTGGAATACCAGTACAACGTGACCGGCAAATGGTGGGGCGCCGTCTTCGTCGATGGCGGCGAGGCGGTGAATGATATCAAACGTAGTAACTTCAAGACCGGCGCCGGTGTCGGGGTGCGCTGGCAGTCGCCGGTTGGCCCCATCAAGCTGGACTTCGCGGTGCCGGTTGGGGATGACGAGGAGCATGGTTTGCAGTTCTACATCGGTCTGGGGCCTGAATTATGA
- a CDS encoding zinc-binding dehydrogenase translates to MTTLPTTIKRLVNHGPEDYRLETAALPQPGERELLVKIGACGICASDFHCYHGAPMFWGNETFPRYVKTPVVAGHEFYGEVVAAGPGAEEHFGVAPGDRAIAEQIVPCDKCRFCRSGQYWMCEKHDIYGFQAQDADGGMADYMLFKPTSRVHKIPQSLSLEECALIEPFACSVHAVNRASIEFNDVVVLAGAGTLGLGMVQAIRLKTPKKLIVIDTMPHRLALAKQLGADEVLNALDEDVVARVKAMTEGYGCDVYIEATGNPAAVNQGLQMVRKLGRFVEFSVFSRETSVDWSIIGDRKELDIRGAHLGPGCYETVIDLFHRGLMTAEGIVTHKFSLDNWQEAFKTFGTPEAVKVLLVPEAE, encoded by the coding sequence ATGACGACTTTACCCACAACCATTAAGCGGCTGGTGAATCATGGCCCTGAAGACTATCGACTGGAAACGGCTGCTCTCCCGCAGCCGGGTGAGCGCGAGCTGCTGGTGAAGATTGGCGCCTGCGGCATCTGCGCATCGGACTTCCACTGCTATCACGGCGCGCCGATGTTTTGGGGTAACGAGACCTTTCCCCGCTATGTGAAAACGCCGGTGGTGGCGGGCCATGAGTTTTACGGGGAAGTGGTGGCGGCGGGACCGGGCGCTGAAGAGCATTTTGGTGTCGCGCCAGGAGACAGGGCCATTGCTGAACAGATTGTTCCCTGCGACAAGTGTCGCTTCTGCCGCTCCGGGCAGTACTGGATGTGCGAAAAGCACGATATCTATGGCTTTCAGGCTCAGGATGCCGATGGCGGCATGGCGGATTACATGCTGTTTAAGCCCACCAGTCGGGTTCATAAGATTCCCCAAAGCCTGAGTCTGGAAGAGTGCGCGCTGATCGAGCCCTTTGCCTGTTCGGTGCATGCCGTTAACCGCGCCAGCATTGAATTTAATGATGTAGTGGTGCTGGCGGGGGCGGGAACCCTGGGGCTGGGAATGGTGCAGGCCATTCGGCTGAAAACCCCGAAAAAGCTGATCGTCATTGATACCATGCCCCATCGCCTGGCGCTGGCAAAACAGTTGGGTGCCGACGAAGTGCTCAACGCGCTGGATGAAGATGTGGTCGCCCGGGTGAAGGCGATGACCGAAGGTTACGGCTGCGATGTCTATATTGAGGCGACCGGTAATCCTGCCGCCGTGAACCAGGGGCTACAGATGGTTCGTAAGCTGGGGCGCTTTGTGGAGTTCAGCGTATTCAGCCGGGAAACGTCGGTAGACTGGTCCATCATTGGCGATCGCAAGGAGCTGGATATTCGCGGCGCCCACCTTGGCCCGGGCTGCTACGAGACGGTTATCGATCTGTTTCACCGCGGGTTGATGACCGCCGAAGGGATTGTCACCCATAAATTCAGTCTGGATAACTGGCAGGAAGCGTTTAAGACCTTTGGGACACCGGAGGCGGTGAAGGTGCTGCTGGTGCCGGAGGCGGAGTAG
- the tamB gene encoding autotransporter assembly complex protein TamB, whose amino-acid sequence MSRWKKISLAVLVVLLVIFGSVAFLVGTTTGLHLIFKAANRWVPGLEIAQVTGGWRDLSVKGLSYQQPGVAVRAGEFHFALKPACLWNSSLCVNDISLRDVNVVVDTKKMPPSASPPEPEESGPLNLSTPYPITLSRLALNNVNIKIDDTTVSVMDFSSGMAWEQRNLTLTPTSLKGLLIALPKAADVAQEQVVEPVEKPDPNAPPLGETLRQMFAKPLLPEMTDVHLPVNLNIQSFKGEQLRMTGDTDLMVHNLLLKVSSSDGHMKIDTLDIDSDQGKVTASGGAELRGNWPVDITLDSALNVEPLKGEKIKLKVGGALRDTLNLGLNLSGPVAVALKADARLAEAGLPLNVEINSPQLYWPLSGAKQYQADDLHLKLSGKATDYLLSFRTAVKGDQVPPATITLNAKGNERQINLDKLRVAALQGNIDLKAVLDWEQAISWRSELNLDGINTAKQYPDWPARLNGLVKTRGSLYGGTWQMEVPTLKLSGNVKQNPVNVEGQLKGNSYMQWDIPGLHVALGHNRADVKGQVSDKAMALDASIDAPNLDNALPGLGGTAKGMIQLRGNLQAPKVLADLTANGLRWQELSINRVRLLGDVTSSDQIAGNLSLQVDSVKQPGLDISQVTMDAKGNEKQHQLQLRIQGEPVSGQLRLSGSFDRKAERWQGQLSDTRFDTPVGPWSLSRAIALDYRNQQQKVSVGPHCWNNPNAELCVPQTIEAGASGHAVVNLNRFDLAMLKPFMPETTQASGVFSGNADVTWNSEGGLPQGKVTLQGRGVKVVQEVNNNPLPVAFDTLNLDAELRNNRAQMGWTLRIANNGLFDGQVQVSDPMGQRNLAGNINIRDFSLAMANAIFSRGEKAAGNLNANLRLGGNAQSPQMFGDLRLRNLDIDGNFMPFDMEPSELSLAFNGMSSTLQGVVRTGRGQINLSGDADWSQLDNWRARVAAKGNRVRVTVPPMVRLDVSPDVVFEANPSLFTLNGNVDVPWARITVQELPESAVGVSSDEVMLDKDLKPKEAVSAGIPINSNLNIHVGDNVRLDAFGLKAKLNGDLKVAQDKQGLGLNGQINIPEGRFHAYGQDLLVRKGELLFSGPPDQPLLNIEAIRNPDATEDDVTAGVRVTGSADEPKVEVFSDPVLSQQEALSYLLRGQGLDSSGTDSQAMTSMLIGLGVAQSGQVVGKIGETFGVSNLALDTEGVGDSSQVVVSGYVLPGLQVKYGMGIFDSLATLTLRYRLMPKLYLEAVSGLDQALDLLYQFEF is encoded by the coding sequence ATGAGTCGATGGAAGAAGATAAGCCTCGCGGTGCTGGTGGTTCTGCTGGTGATTTTCGGCAGCGTGGCCTTTCTGGTCGGGACCACTACGGGTCTGCATCTGATCTTTAAGGCTGCCAATCGCTGGGTGCCGGGGCTGGAGATAGCTCAGGTCACCGGCGGCTGGCGCGATCTGTCAGTAAAGGGGCTGAGCTATCAACAGCCTGGCGTGGCGGTACGCGCCGGTGAGTTTCATTTTGCGCTGAAGCCCGCCTGCCTGTGGAACTCCAGCCTGTGCGTTAACGATATCTCCCTGCGCGATGTCAATGTGGTGGTGGATACCAAAAAGATGCCGCCTTCTGCCTCGCCGCCGGAGCCGGAAGAGAGCGGGCCGCTCAATCTCAGCACCCCTTACCCCATAACCCTCAGCCGCCTGGCGTTGAATAACGTCAATATTAAAATTGACGACACCACAGTATCGGTGATGGATTTCTCGTCGGGCATGGCGTGGGAGCAGCGTAACCTGACGCTGACCCCTACCTCGCTGAAAGGGCTGCTGATAGCACTCCCGAAAGCCGCCGATGTGGCGCAGGAACAGGTGGTGGAACCGGTAGAAAAACCGGATCCCAATGCGCCGCCGTTGGGCGAGACGCTACGCCAGATGTTCGCCAAACCGCTGCTGCCGGAAATGACCGATGTGCATCTGCCGGTCAACCTGAATATCCAGTCGTTCAAGGGCGAACAACTGCGCATGACTGGCGATACCGATCTGATGGTGCATAACCTGCTGCTGAAGGTAAGCAGCAGTGACGGGCATATGAAGATCGACACTCTGGATATCGATTCCGATCAGGGCAAGGTGACCGCCAGCGGCGGCGCCGAGCTGCGCGGCAACTGGCCGGTGGATATCACCCTGGATAGTGCGCTGAACGTGGAGCCGCTTAAGGGTGAGAAGATCAAGCTGAAAGTGGGCGGCGCGCTACGCGACACCCTGAATTTGGGGCTTAATTTGAGCGGGCCGGTGGCGGTCGCGCTGAAGGCCGATGCCAGGCTGGCGGAGGCGGGGCTGCCGCTCAACGTCGAAATTAACAGTCCGCAGCTCTACTGGCCTCTGAGCGGGGCGAAGCAGTACCAGGCGGACGACCTCCATCTGAAGCTTAGCGGCAAGGCGACCGACTATCTGCTGTCGTTCCGTACCGCAGTGAAGGGCGATCAGGTGCCGCCCGCCACCATCACCCTGAATGCGAAAGGCAACGAGCGCCAGATCAATCTGGATAAGCTGCGAGTGGCGGCGCTACAGGGCAATATCGATCTTAAAGCGGTGCTGGACTGGGAGCAGGCCATCAGCTGGCGCAGCGAGCTGAATCTGGACGGCATCAACACGGCGAAGCAGTATCCGGACTGGCCGGCCAGGCTGAATGGCCTGGTGAAAACCCGCGGCAGTCTGTACGGCGGAACCTGGCAGATGGAAGTGCCGACGCTGAAGCTGAGCGGCAACGTGAAGCAGAACCCGGTTAACGTTGAAGGTCAGCTCAAAGGCAACAGCTATATGCAGTGGGATATTCCGGGCCTGCATGTGGCGCTGGGCCATAACCGCGCCGACGTGAAGGGGCAGGTGAGCGATAAAGCCATGGCGCTGGACGCCAGCATCGATGCTCCTAATCTGGATAACGCGCTGCCCGGCCTGGGCGGTACGGCCAAAGGGATGATTCAGCTACGCGGTAATCTGCAGGCGCCGAAGGTGCTGGCGGATCTCACCGCTAACGGCCTGCGCTGGCAGGAGCTTTCCATCAATCGCGTACGGCTGTTGGGGGATGTCACCTCCAGCGACCAGATTGCCGGGAACCTCTCGCTTCAGGTAGATAGCGTGAAACAGCCGGGCCTGGATATCAGCCAGGTAACCATGGATGCAAAGGGGAATGAGAAACAGCACCAGCTACAGCTCAGAATCCAGGGAGAACCGGTCTCCGGCCAGCTGCGCCTGAGCGGTAGCTTTGACCGTAAAGCCGAACGCTGGCAGGGGCAACTTAGCGATACACGCTTTGATACGCCGGTCGGCCCCTGGTCGCTGTCGCGCGCTATTGCGCTCGATTACCGCAACCAGCAGCAGAAGGTCAGCGTCGGGCCTCACTGCTGGAATAACCCGAATGCTGAGCTTTGCGTACCTCAGACTATTGAGGCCGGAGCCAGCGGCCACGCGGTGGTGAATCTTAACCGCTTTGACCTGGCGATGCTCAAGCCATTTATGCCGGAGACCACCCAGGCCAGCGGGGTATTCAGCGGTAACGCTGACGTGACCTGGAATAGCGAAGGCGGTCTGCCTCAGGGCAAAGTGACCTTACAGGGGCGTGGCGTCAAGGTCGTGCAGGAGGTGAATAACAACCCGCTGCCGGTGGCGTTCGATACCCTGAATCTGGATGCCGAGCTGCGCAATAATCGCGCCCAGATGGGCTGGACTCTCCGCATCGCCAACAATGGCCTGTTCGACGGTCAGGTGCAGGTCAGCGACCCCATGGGTCAGCGAAACCTGGCCGGTAACATTAATATTCGCGACTTTTCGCTGGCAATGGCGAATGCTATTTTCTCGCGCGGCGAAAAAGCGGCAGGCAATCTGAACGCTAATCTGCGGCTGGGGGGCAATGCCCAGAGTCCGCAAATGTTTGGCGATCTGCGCTTGCGTAATCTGGATATCGACGGCAACTTTATGCCTTTCGATATGGAGCCCAGCGAGCTGTCACTGGCCTTTAACGGCATGAGTTCCACCCTGCAGGGCGTGGTGCGTACCGGTCGTGGCCAGATCAATCTGAGCGGCGACGCCGACTGGAGCCAGCTTGATAACTGGCGTGCCAGGGTGGCGGCGAAGGGCAACCGGGTGCGGGTCACCGTGCCGCCGATGGTGCGGCTGGACGTGTCGCCGGATGTGGTGTTTGAAGCCAACCCCAGCCTGTTCACGCTAAATGGTAACGTGGATGTGCCCTGGGCGCGGATCACGGTACAGGAGCTGCCGGAAAGCGCGGTAGGGGTCTCCAGCGACGAAGTGATGCTGGATAAAGATCTCAAACCCAAAGAGGCGGTCAGCGCCGGGATCCCGATCAACAGCAACCTGAATATCCACGTAGGTGATAACGTGCGGCTGGATGCTTTCGGGCTGAAAGCGAAACTTAACGGCGATCTGAAAGTGGCTCAGGATAAACAGGGGTTGGGTCTGAATGGCCAGATCAATATTCCGGAAGGCCGTTTCCACGCCTATGGCCAGGATCTGCTGGTGCGTAAAGGGGAGCTGCTGTTCTCCGGACCGCCGGATCAGCCGCTGCTGAATATCGAGGCAATCCGAAATCCGGATGCCACCGAAGACGATGTGACCGCCGGGGTGCGGGTTACCGGCTCTGCGGATGAACCCAAGGTGGAGGTCTTCTCCGACCCGGTTCTCTCCCAGCAGGAGGCGCTCTCTTACCTGCTGCGTGGCCAGGGTCTGGATTCTTCCGGTACCGACAGTCAGGCCATGACTTCAATGCTAATTGGCCTGGGGGTTGCACAGAGTGGTCAGGTTGTGGGTAAAATCGGCGAAACCTTTGGCGTGAGTAATCTGGCGCTGGATACCGAAGGGGTGGGTGACTCGTCCCAGGTGGTGGTCAGTGGCTATGTGTTACCGGGCCTGCAGGTGAAATATGGTATGGGCATTTTTGATTCGCTGGCGACGCTGACGCTACGTTACCGTCTGATGCCTAAACTGTATCTGGAAGCGGTGTCTGGACTGGATCAGGCACTGGATCTGCTCTATCAGTTTGAGTTTTAG